The Sporosarcina ureae genome includes a region encoding these proteins:
- a CDS encoding bile acid:sodium symporter family protein: MKTIQTLSKIISKYLPLWIVLLSIIAYIIPDAFISIRQLTGFGLGTIFFLMGLSLSSEKLFEVIKNPKYALLGVLLKWTVMVGVSIGIAYLFFGNQAEIATGIILAGTVPSGTSANIYTFIAGGEVALSITMATLDTFISPVLTPVLLQTLAGRFIPIEFWPLFLNIIYIVFFPLIGGLLIQWKFQRQVEKFKPYTGVLSQLALFLVILSVISNAQQALSENLSVLPLVFVAVTLQVSIPMGAGYFISRWLGVPERNARAILFHTGICNTALAATLAMEHFGSLAAVPAVANMVMNLTIGALMASLFENKFRLAAEE, from the coding sequence ATGAAAACTATACAAACCCTATCCAAAATCATTTCAAAGTATTTACCACTTTGGATCGTACTCTTATCCATCATCGCCTATATCATTCCGGATGCGTTCATTTCAATCCGGCAATTGACTGGCTTTGGATTAGGGACGATCTTCTTTCTGATGGGCTTATCGCTTTCGTCGGAGAAACTATTCGAGGTCATTAAAAATCCGAAATACGCTTTACTAGGCGTCTTGCTGAAATGGACGGTCATGGTTGGGGTATCAATAGGGATCGCCTATTTATTTTTCGGCAATCAAGCAGAAATCGCAACCGGTATTATTTTGGCGGGTACGGTACCAAGCGGGACATCGGCCAACATATACACATTCATTGCAGGAGGAGAAGTGGCGCTCAGTATTACGATGGCGACACTCGATACATTTATTTCACCTGTGTTGACACCCGTTTTATTACAGACATTAGCGGGGCGCTTTATTCCTATTGAGTTTTGGCCTTTATTTCTTAATATTATTTATATCGTGTTCTTCCCTTTGATTGGCGGTTTGCTGATCCAGTGGAAGTTTCAGCGGCAAGTGGAGAAGTTCAAACCATATACCGGAGTCTTGTCTCAGCTCGCTCTATTTCTAGTCATCCTATCGGTCATCTCCAATGCCCAGCAAGCACTGTCTGAGAACTTGTCCGTGCTACCGCTTGTATTTGTAGCCGTCACATTACAAGTCAGCATACCAATGGGTGCTGGCTACTTCATCTCCAGGTGGCTAGGCGTGCCTGAGCGCAACGCCCGCGCAATTTTATTCCATACAGGTATTTGCAACACTGCTCTCGCCGCAACACTTGCGATGGAACACTTCGGATCACTCGCAGCCGTACCAGCCGTTGCCAATATGGTAATGAACTTAACGATAGGGGCCTTAATGGCGAGTTTATTCGAAAACAAATTTCGACTTGCTGCGGAAGAATAA
- a CDS encoding TRAP transporter small permease — protein MGKIFNRVEEWIVVIVLSIMSTIAFVNVLSRGFANYSFSFTEEITVNLFVMLTFVGTAIGVREYAHLGFTLIYDKGNLLLKNVITILVGLMMMLLFFILLYFGLKMVQYQMDMGQKTPSLGWPQWWFSMSMPIGALFCLVRSIQVTIVEFRQQNGKGEQPI, from the coding sequence ATGGGAAAGATATTCAATAGAGTAGAAGAATGGATTGTCGTCATTGTACTGTCCATCATGTCCACCATTGCATTCGTTAATGTGCTATCCAGAGGATTTGCCAATTATTCATTTTCTTTCACTGAAGAAATTACAGTCAATTTGTTTGTCATGTTAACATTTGTTGGAACAGCCATTGGTGTGCGTGAATACGCACACCTTGGCTTTACGCTGATTTATGACAAGGGTAACCTGTTGCTGAAGAATGTAATTACGATTTTGGTTGGATTGATGATGATGTTATTGTTTTTTATTCTCTTATATTTCGGTTTGAAGATGGTGCAATATCAGATGGACATGGGACAGAAGACACCTTCTCTTGGTTGGCCGCAATGGTGGTTTTCGATGTCGATGCCTATCGGTGCGTTGTTTTGTTTAGTTCGCTCTATTCAAGTAACAATTGTTGAGTTTCGACAGCAAAACGGGAAGGGAGAACAGCCGATATGA
- the guaC gene encoding GMP reductase: protein METVFDYEDIQLVPAKCVVESRSECDTSVMLGGHTFRLPVVPANMQTIIDEKIAIQLAEEGYFYIMHRFKPETRVDFIKDMHARGLIASISVGVKEEEYGFVEQLAMDAHVPEFITIDIAHGHSNQVIRMIQHIKKHLPMSFVIAGNVGTPEAVRELENAGADATKVGIGPGKVCITKIKTGFGTGGWQLAAVRLCAKAASKPIIADGGIRTHGDIAKSVRFGASMVMVGSLFAGHEESPGQTVEQDGQLYKEYFGSASEFQKGEKKNVEGKKMFVEYKGPLKDTLIEMEQDLQSAISYSGGKSLSSIRNVDYVIVKNSIFNGDKVF, encoded by the coding sequence ATGGAAACCGTATTTGACTATGAAGATATTCAGCTAGTTCCAGCAAAATGTGTAGTAGAAAGCCGCTCAGAATGTGACACATCCGTTATGTTAGGTGGTCATACATTCCGTTTACCTGTCGTTCCTGCCAATATGCAGACGATTATTGATGAAAAGATTGCAATTCAGTTAGCAGAAGAAGGCTATTTCTATATTATGCACCGTTTCAAACCTGAAACACGCGTAGACTTCATTAAAGATATGCATGCACGTGGTTTGATTGCTTCAATAAGTGTTGGCGTAAAAGAAGAAGAGTATGGATTCGTTGAGCAACTCGCGATGGACGCACATGTTCCTGAATTCATCACGATTGATATTGCGCACGGTCATTCCAATCAAGTGATCCGCATGATTCAACACATTAAAAAGCATTTGCCGATGAGCTTTGTCATTGCGGGGAATGTAGGCACACCTGAAGCTGTCCGTGAGCTTGAAAACGCTGGCGCTGACGCTACAAAAGTTGGGATCGGACCAGGTAAAGTCTGTATTACGAAAATCAAAACAGGATTCGGAACGGGTGGCTGGCAACTTGCAGCTGTTCGCTTATGTGCGAAAGCCGCTTCCAAACCAATCATTGCGGACGGTGGAATCCGTACACATGGCGATATCGCAAAATCTGTACGTTTTGGCGCGAGTATGGTCATGGTCGGGTCATTATTCGCCGGCCACGAAGAATCTCCTGGACAGACTGTGGAACAAGATGGTCAGTTGTATAAAGAATACTTCGGTTCGGCTTCTGAGTTCCAAAAAGGAGAAAAGAAGAATGTAGAAGGTAAGAAAATGTTCGTGGAATATAAAGGTCCATTGAAAGATACATTGATTGAAATGGAACAGGATCTTCAGTCTGCTATTTCTTATTCAGGCGGCAAGAGTCTCAGTTCAATTCGCAATGTCGATTACGTTATTGTAAAGAACTCGATCTTCAATGGTGATAAAGTGTTTTAA
- a CDS encoding Zn-ribbon domain-containing OB-fold protein codes for MKVYQCDQCEYASVSNKYRCPSCGTGKLQEQDVSSRGTVYSYTDIHIAPAEFAHLTPYTVALIQLDESKAKVTARTNGNVEIGDVAELDHIEDGAYIYRKC; via the coding sequence ATGAAAGTCTATCAATGCGATCAGTGTGAATATGCCAGTGTTTCGAATAAATACCGTTGTCCAAGTTGCGGAACAGGCAAGCTGCAAGAACAAGACGTTTCTTCGAGAGGCACAGTCTATAGTTACACGGACATCCATATCGCACCTGCTGAATTTGCTCATCTTACTCCTTACACAGTGGCACTCATTCAGTTGGATGAATCCAAAGCGAAGGTGACGGCAAGAACGAATGGAAACGTCGAGATTGGCGACGTGGCAGAATTAGATCATATAGAAGATGGAGCGTATATCTATCGAAAATGCTGA
- a CDS encoding PPC domain-containing DNA-binding protein, with protein MNHSIEAVYDEKTNRIIGRLKKDTDLFEGILEVCRQYHVEAAQFQCIGSLAYATIVQPQQNPDKSLQYSERLVTNTPVELLSGSGFVGHDEQGQLDIHFHGLYVDCDKQMNGGHFLRGENPVAITVEFIIFPVSNTHVHRKPDEYSGIPLFHFTKRSE; from the coding sequence TTGAATCACTCAATTGAAGCGGTATACGACGAGAAAACAAATCGAATCATCGGTCGTTTGAAGAAAGATACCGATCTATTTGAAGGGATTCTCGAAGTGTGTAGGCAATATCATGTGGAAGCGGCCCAATTTCAATGTATAGGCTCTCTTGCGTATGCGACCATTGTCCAACCACAGCAAAACCCAGATAAAAGCCTACAATATTCCGAGCGGCTTGTTACAAATACTCCCGTCGAATTGCTTTCAGGTTCAGGATTTGTCGGACACGATGAACAAGGGCAGTTGGATATCCACTTCCATGGTCTATATGTAGACTGTGATAAACAAATGAATGGCGGGCACTTCCTTAGAGGAGAAAATCCTGTAGCGATTACAGTGGAATTCATTATATTCCCGGTTTCCAACACACATGTTCATAGAAAGCCAGATGAATATTCAGGTATCCCCTTATTTCATTTTACCAAAAGGAGTGAGTAA
- a CDS encoding ABC transporter permease — translation MNQWLGFLKKEWLESVKTYKLLLVLVIFSILGILNPFTAKITPVLFEQFMPEGAFVNLPEPTALDSWLQFYKNVPQMGLIVFILLFSTMMSKELEKGTLIILLTKGLRRSTVITAKFFMALCYWTLAITLSFTITYAYTAYYWDQSQLQHLLFAASCLYVFGILLLAVTLWGNTLFATSYGGTLSTLLVVIALFIVAIFPKTANWNPLELLRSTTQLVTGELTPSDVWIPYTITLFSAILVVLLTMSHFKRKLL, via the coding sequence ATGAATCAGTGGCTTGGATTTTTAAAGAAGGAATGGTTGGAGAGTGTGAAGACGTATAAGTTATTGCTTGTCCTAGTCATTTTCTCAATTCTCGGGATATTAAATCCCTTTACAGCAAAGATCACTCCCGTGTTATTCGAGCAATTCATGCCTGAAGGTGCATTCGTCAACCTACCCGAACCTACCGCACTCGATTCTTGGCTACAGTTCTATAAAAACGTTCCACAGATGGGATTGATCGTGTTTATTTTACTATTTAGTACGATGATGTCGAAAGAACTGGAAAAAGGCACGCTCATAATTTTGCTAACGAAAGGATTACGCCGTAGCACCGTCATTACAGCAAAATTCTTTATGGCTCTTTGTTATTGGACATTAGCCATCACGCTGTCATTCACCATCACCTATGCTTACACTGCTTATTATTGGGATCAAAGTCAACTGCAACATTTACTATTTGCAGCTAGTTGCCTGTATGTGTTCGGCATACTTTTACTTGCGGTTACACTATGGGGTAATACCTTATTCGCCACGTCCTACGGTGGGACACTGAGTACATTATTAGTCGTAATTGCGTTATTTATTGTAGCTATATTTCCTAAGACCGCCAACTGGAATCCTCTTGAATTACTGAGGTCTACGACACAACTAGTAACCGGTGAACTAACACCTTCAGATGTATGGATTCCTTACACTATCACTTTGTTTTCTGCAATTTTAGTCGTATTGCTGACTATGTCCCATTTCAAAAGAAAACTACTTTGA
- a CDS encoding TRAP transporter large permease, with protein sequence MTAIILFSVFFILVMLRMPIAVALAISSIVVLFTGSGLFGLELVADIMYTSVAKFTLLAIPFFILAGVIMEHAGISKRLIDFAQALVGHRKGGIIFVTVMTAIFFAAISGSGPATVAAIGGILIPGMVKSGYKTETAAGLVASSGAIGIIIPPSIAFIVFAVVAGDQIPVSIGRMFMAGVIPGLLLGAGFILAAMFVRHRQGKREGLTSQQYIVEPATSAERFKAFGNAIWGLLIPVIILGGIYGGYFTPTEAAVVAVFYSLFIGFFIYRELTLKKLYDILVAAGIQTAVVMFIVSAASVYAYIITTEQIAAQISDVMLSISDNKIIILLLINVILLVAGMFIDAISAYYIFIPILLPIVLLFDVDPTVFGVFMTVNLAIGLFTPPVGLNLFVAAGISNTSIGQISKGVLPFVVSSIIILLLITFIPQISTFLPDLLNIK encoded by the coding sequence ATGACAGCAATTATTTTATTCAGCGTGTTTTTTATTTTAGTCATGCTGCGAATGCCAATTGCTGTGGCCTTAGCGATCTCTTCTATTGTGGTGTTATTTACAGGTAGTGGATTGTTTGGTTTGGAATTGGTTGCAGATATCATGTACACAAGTGTAGCGAAATTTACATTGCTTGCGATCCCATTTTTCATTTTGGCAGGAGTTATTATGGAGCATGCCGGAATTTCAAAAAGACTGATTGATTTTGCGCAGGCGTTAGTGGGGCACCGTAAAGGCGGCATTATTTTTGTCACTGTTATGACAGCGATTTTCTTTGCGGCAATTTCAGGGTCAGGTCCTGCAACGGTTGCAGCGATCGGTGGTATTTTAATTCCAGGTATGGTGAAGAGCGGTTACAAGACGGAAACAGCGGCTGGTTTGGTGGCCAGTTCCGGGGCAATCGGTATAATCATTCCACCTAGTATTGCGTTCATCGTCTTTGCTGTCGTGGCGGGCGATCAGATCCCGGTATCCATTGGACGTATGTTCATGGCAGGAGTCATTCCTGGATTGCTATTAGGCGCTGGATTTATTTTAGCGGCTATGTTCGTTAGGCACCGCCAGGGAAAACGTGAAGGATTGACATCGCAACAGTACATAGTGGAACCAGCAACAAGTGCAGAACGTTTCAAAGCCTTCGGAAATGCAATCTGGGGCTTATTAATTCCAGTCATTATTTTAGGTGGTATTTATGGTGGATACTTCACACCGACTGAAGCAGCAGTAGTGGCGGTATTTTATAGTCTGTTTATCGGGTTTTTCATTTACCGTGAACTGACACTGAAAAAGCTATATGATATCTTAGTTGCGGCAGGTATACAGACGGCAGTCGTTATGTTTATCGTCAGTGCGGCAAGTGTCTACGCATATATCATCACAACCGAGCAAATTGCTGCGCAGATTTCAGACGTGATGTTAAGTATTTCAGATAATAAAATTATTATCTTATTGCTCATCAATGTCATTCTATTAGTTGCCGGTATGTTTATCGATGCAATTTCTGCCTACTATATTTTCATTCCAATTTTATTGCCAATAGTGCTATTGTTCGACGTTGATCCGACAGTATTCGGTGTTTTCATGACAGTCAACTTAGCGATTGGACTTTTCACTCCACCTGTGGGACTCAACTTATTCGTAGCTGCGGGCATATCGAATACTTCAATTGGACAAATATCGAAAGGGGTTTTGCCTTTCGTTGTCTCCTCCATCATTATCTTATTACTTATTACGTTTATTCCGCAGATCTCTACATTTTTACCAGACTTACTAAATATCAAGTAG
- a CDS encoding serine hydrolase domain-containing protein: MKGVMLKILLLLTAVTMLMIPIVGNGVIKAREINDVTETEEKQIEKVVMEKMRKGKIPGLYITIVKDDKTVYQKGFGFSNLKEERPVTSQSLFELASTSKAFTALAILNLVESGQIELNDNVTTYIPWLKVLYKGKEMPITIEQTLHQTTGIPASTINMIPISNEDRALEETVRTLNGIELDSEPGKMFQYATINYDILGLIIEQVTGGTYEYYMKENILKPMELNNTYLFLNEEINNQMTTGYKIGFLKPRRYEAPIYRGNKPAGYIISSGKDMAKWLKIQMGTMNEMDFDKEIIKKSHIAERAVDIVGNEVFYAGGWFLEPNEQVTHDGMNPNYSTYVTFNNKEKIGVAVLGNLSSNQVQNIGVEIKEILQGNIVSSDKEDSNQYLDQLALSTILVLSILILVALILIIKVLLKVYRKQLHVKRNGIKSLIKLTVSLLCVLGLSLIIYLIPSILLNGYSWEAVFIWSPQSVQVALYMIYSIIWLIYILFILKVYFKEVKTSQHDNKVDAT; encoded by the coding sequence ATGAAAGGTGTAATGCTAAAAATACTATTATTGTTAACTGCAGTAACAATGCTAATGATTCCTATAGTGGGAAATGGAGTAATAAAGGCGCGAGAAATAAATGATGTAACAGAGACGGAAGAAAAGCAAATAGAAAAAGTCGTAATGGAAAAAATGAGGAAGGGGAAGATCCCGGGACTATACATAACGATAGTGAAAGATGATAAAACGGTTTATCAAAAAGGGTTTGGATTTTCAAATCTAAAGGAAGAAAGACCAGTTACTTCCCAGTCTTTATTTGAATTAGCCTCTACTAGTAAAGCATTTACTGCATTAGCCATTTTAAATCTAGTAGAAAGTGGGCAAATAGAACTTAACGATAATGTAACGACGTATATACCCTGGCTAAAAGTATTGTATAAAGGAAAAGAAATGCCGATCACGATTGAGCAAACATTACATCAAACAACTGGAATCCCCGCCTCTACTATAAATATGATTCCCATTTCTAATGAAGATCGTGCACTGGAAGAAACAGTGAGAACCTTAAATGGAATAGAGTTAGATAGTGAACCAGGTAAAATGTTTCAATATGCAACAATAAATTACGATATCCTAGGATTAATTATTGAACAGGTAACAGGTGGGACATATGAATACTATATGAAGGAAAACATTTTAAAACCAATGGAATTAAATAATACGTACCTATTCCTAAATGAAGAAATAAACAATCAAATGACTACTGGATATAAGATAGGGTTTTTAAAACCACGACGATATGAAGCGCCGATATATAGGGGAAACAAACCAGCAGGATATATTATATCGAGTGGGAAGGATATGGCAAAGTGGCTTAAAATTCAAATGGGTACGATGAATGAAATGGATTTTGATAAAGAAATTATTAAAAAGTCTCATATAGCTGAACGTGCTGTTGATATAGTAGGTAATGAAGTTTTCTATGCTGGCGGCTGGTTCCTTGAACCAAATGAACAGGTCACTCATGATGGAATGAATCCGAACTATTCAACCTATGTAACATTCAATAACAAAGAAAAAATTGGAGTGGCTGTATTAGGCAATTTAAGTTCAAATCAAGTACAAAATATAGGGGTAGAAATTAAAGAAATACTACAAGGGAATATTGTTAGCAGTGACAAAGAAGACTCAAACCAATACCTAGACCAGTTGGCGCTTAGTACCATACTTGTACTAAGCATCTTAATCCTAGTTGCTTTAATCTTGATCATAAAAGTTTTACTAAAGGTGTACAGAAAACAGTTACACGTTAAACGTAATGGGATAAAGAGCCTTATTAAACTGACTGTGTCTTTATTATGTGTGTTGGGTTTAAGTTTAATTATCTATTTAATACCAAGTATTTTGCTAAATGGTTACTCATGGGAAGCGGTATTCATTTGGAGCCCTCAAAGTGTTCAAGTGGCATTGTATATGATCTATAGTATTATTTGGCTTATCTATATATTATTTATACTGAAAGTCTATTTTAAAGAAGTTAAGACTAGTCAACATGATAACAAAGTAGATGCAACATAA
- a CDS encoding SDR family NAD(P)-dependent oxidoreductase codes for MKLKGQTAIVTGAANGIGAQTALLLSQQGANVVLIDSTSCAGTLQAIQSFRGKGVYLECLGEIRDKEFVNAAIARASDMFGELHILVNNMCICSIHNETPPSIDQWELEADVNVQATSLFIQGVSPYMVEQKYGRIINISSVSSCGKERTFTTSKDAVSKLTKQTAKELHEYGVTCNSVAPVAMANLDEVTIHQTGTAASIAEAVLYFASSRSSYTTGQILKVDGGFCIESLN; via the coding sequence ATGAAACTGAAAGGACAGACGGCGATCGTTACAGGGGCTGCCAACGGTATTGGTGCCCAGACGGCCCTCCTTCTTTCACAACAAGGAGCCAATGTCGTGCTGATAGATTCAACGAGCTGTGCAGGGACGTTGCAAGCCATTCAATCATTCAGAGGCAAAGGGGTTTATTTAGAATGCCTGGGTGAAATTCGTGATAAGGAATTTGTGAACGCAGCTATCGCTAGAGCGTCGGATATGTTTGGGGAATTACATATTTTAGTAAACAATATGTGCATATGTAGTATCCACAATGAAACTCCGCCATCTATTGATCAATGGGAACTCGAAGCAGATGTGAATGTGCAAGCAACTTCTCTATTTATTCAAGGAGTATCACCGTACATGGTGGAGCAGAAATATGGTCGTATCATCAACATTAGTTCGGTTTCTAGTTGCGGCAAAGAACGAACGTTTACCACTTCCAAAGATGCAGTGAGTAAACTGACAAAGCAGACCGCGAAGGAACTTCATGAATATGGGGTCACATGTAATTCAGTTGCACCCGTAGCTATGGCAAATTTAGACGAGGTGACAATCCATCAAACAGGCACAGCGGCTAGTATCGCAGAAGCTGTTCTGTACTTTGCCTCATCTAGATCTAGCTATACGACAGGACAAATACTGAAAGTGGATGGAGGGTTTTGTATTGAATCACTCAATTGA
- a CDS encoding thiolase C-terminal domain-containing protein yields MTNVYIEGIGMTKFGKFVDKSMKQLLVEASIEALEDAGNPKVDAVFVGNFMGGSIGNQEILGALVANELGLGYIPTAKVEGACASGGIALRQGIMGILSGEYDTVLIAGVEKMKHASTADVTQAINAAMDNDSNEKQAGLTFPGFFGVLANRYFYETDATKEHLAMIALKNRENALHNPLAQFQKPTTIAEIMEARIITSPLGLFDCSPTTDGAAALVITRKKGAIHIRSSAQSSGPTQMQDADDVLSLPAVRESGRLAYERAGVGPEDIDVVEIHDCFSMTEMLAIEELGFFNKREGWLAVEQGRTKATGDKPVNTSGGLLSRGHPIGATGVAQLYQLVQQLRGIAPNQVEHARLALAQNLGGTGSYSTVHILERL; encoded by the coding sequence TTGACAAATGTCTATATTGAAGGAATTGGCATGACGAAGTTCGGGAAATTTGTCGACAAGTCCATGAAGCAGTTGTTAGTTGAAGCATCGATAGAAGCACTTGAAGATGCGGGAAATCCGAAAGTTGACGCGGTGTTTGTCGGAAACTTTATGGGTGGCTCGATCGGTAATCAAGAAATTCTTGGCGCCTTAGTGGCCAATGAACTCGGACTCGGCTATATCCCGACGGCGAAAGTAGAAGGCGCCTGTGCATCAGGAGGAATCGCACTACGTCAAGGGATCATGGGGATTCTAAGTGGCGAATACGACACCGTCTTAATAGCGGGAGTAGAGAAAATGAAACATGCTTCGACTGCTGACGTTACACAGGCGATTAATGCTGCAATGGATAATGACTCCAATGAAAAGCAGGCAGGCCTGACGTTCCCTGGCTTTTTCGGTGTACTCGCGAATCGTTACTTCTATGAAACGGACGCTACGAAAGAGCATCTGGCAATGATTGCGTTGAAGAATCGTGAAAATGCTTTACATAATCCTTTGGCACAATTCCAGAAGCCAACGACGATAGCTGAGATTATGGAGGCACGTATTATTACTTCGCCACTCGGCTTATTTGATTGCTCTCCGACAACGGATGGGGCGGCAGCATTGGTCATTACACGTAAAAAAGGTGCTATTCATATCCGTTCGTCTGCACAAAGTTCAGGGCCTACACAAATGCAAGACGCGGACGATGTACTTTCATTGCCCGCGGTACGAGAATCAGGCCGCTTGGCATATGAGAGAGCTGGCGTCGGTCCGGAAGATATCGACGTCGTGGAAATTCATGACTGTTTCTCCATGACGGAAATGCTTGCGATTGAAGAATTAGGCTTTTTTAATAAACGAGAAGGCTGGCTAGCGGTGGAGCAAGGTCGAACGAAAGCGACAGGCGATAAACCAGTAAACACGAGCGGAGGATTATTATCACGCGGTCACCCAATCGGTGCAACCGGTGTCGCACAACTATATCAGCTCGTCCAACAACTGCGCGGCATAGCCCCGAATCAAGTAGAACATGCCCGACTTGCTTTGGCGCAAAACTTGGGTGGAACAGGTTCATACTCCACTGTTCATATTCTAGAAAGGTTGTGA
- a CDS encoding class I adenylate-forming enzyme family protein — protein METIGKLAMKSAAAYPNKIAVKDERRSITFHELIQRALALTAYFKKVGLQKGDRFAVLSSNRLEHIELDVAAAISGIIKVPLNYRLHPKEHEYMLNDADVQLIIGELELIEPINTAIQSLMIGEQYEQMIEQNMGATCTTEIEEEDIFAIMYTSGTTGNPKGVMLSHRNIISGALSLSLACETDYDDVIGHVAPLTHGSNFLSHVAWLYGLTQVVFNKFEPEEFVHNLTQEKVSVIFLVPTMVNLMIQHPKFDPKNLSTIKTINMAGSSIAASKLEQALALTGPIFAQTFGQVEAPMCITMMPKRELGDHLESCGRVGLFVDVKIVDTQGAELPPGEVGEIVCKGSLVMKGYWNNEQATNETLRDGWLQTGDLGWKSNTGYVHIVDRKKDVIISGGVNIYPREVEEVLNKHEGVKETCVIGVPDEKWGENVIAYVVPNGIKPVMKDELLQLCLDHMASFKKPKEIFIVDELPKSSYGKILKRELRNQHVEVQS, from the coding sequence TTGGAGACAATCGGTAAACTAGCAATGAAATCAGCTGCAGCGTATCCAAATAAAATTGCGGTGAAAGATGAAAGACGCTCCATTACATTTCATGAACTGATACAACGGGCACTTGCGCTGACAGCGTATTTTAAGAAAGTCGGACTTCAAAAAGGCGACCGCTTCGCCGTTCTATCGTCTAACCGCCTCGAACATATTGAGCTTGATGTAGCGGCAGCAATTTCAGGTATCATCAAAGTACCGTTAAATTATCGACTTCATCCGAAAGAGCATGAATATATGCTGAACGATGCAGATGTTCAGTTGATCATTGGGGAATTAGAATTAATCGAACCGATCAATACGGCAATTCAATCGCTAATGATCGGTGAGCAGTATGAACAAATGATTGAACAAAATATGGGTGCTACATGTACAACGGAAATTGAGGAAGAAGATATATTCGCGATTATGTATACATCCGGTACGACGGGAAATCCGAAAGGCGTGATGCTAAGTCATCGCAACATCATTTCAGGTGCTTTATCACTATCGCTTGCTTGTGAGACAGATTATGACGATGTGATAGGACATGTCGCACCATTGACACACGGTAGTAACTTTCTGTCGCATGTAGCGTGGCTGTATGGATTAACACAAGTTGTATTCAATAAGTTTGAGCCCGAAGAATTCGTTCATAATTTAACGCAAGAAAAAGTCAGCGTCATTTTCCTAGTACCTACTATGGTTAACTTAATGATTCAGCATCCCAAATTTGATCCAAAGAATTTGTCTACAATCAAGACGATTAATATGGCCGGTTCTTCAATTGCTGCAAGTAAGCTCGAGCAAGCGCTTGCTCTGACAGGGCCGATATTTGCGCAGACATTTGGTCAAGTGGAGGCACCGATGTGTATCACGATGATGCCAAAACGCGAACTTGGCGATCATCTAGAATCCTGTGGACGTGTGGGACTTTTTGTCGATGTGAAGATTGTCGATACACAAGGAGCCGAACTACCACCAGGCGAAGTGGGCGAAATTGTTTGTAAAGGCTCTCTTGTTATGAAAGGTTATTGGAATAATGAGCAGGCGACAAATGAAACACTACGTGATGGCTGGTTACAAACAGGTGATCTCGGTTGGAAAAGTAATACGGGCTATGTGCATATCGTGGACCGCAAAAAAGACGTTATCATTTCAGGGGGCGTCAATATTTATCCGAGGGAAGTGGAAGAAGTCCTCAATAAGCATGAGGGAGTAAAAGAGACATGTGTCATCGGTGTACCTGACGAGAAGTGGGGCGAAAACGTCATTGCGTATGTCGTTCCGAATGGGATTAAGCCTGTCATGAAAGATGAATTACTTCAATTATGTCTAGACCATATGGCGAGCTTCAAAAAACCGAAAGAGATTTTTATCGTGGATGAACTACCGAAAAGCTCATACGGTAAAATCTTAAAACGAGAATTACGCAATCAGCATGTGGAGGTGCAATCTTGA